From Streptomyces sp. TLI_105, the proteins below share one genomic window:
- a CDS encoding LUD domain-containing protein, protein MTDPHVTDSRARVLARVRAAVAGAPEAPAVARDYRPRHTPDDPDGLLDLLHENLADYRAHVHRTAPDGVAGLVARLLAERGARSVVVPPGLPEGWLATTEAVRRFDEPRLTPYELDGADAVVTGCAVAIAETGTIVLDGGPGQGRRALTLVPDLHLCVVRAPEQVVASVPLALPRLDPTRPLTWISGPSATSDIELDRVEGVHGPRTLEVLLVTGG, encoded by the coding sequence ATGACCGATCCGCACGTGACCGACTCCCGCGCGCGCGTCCTCGCCCGGGTCCGTGCCGCCGTCGCCGGCGCGCCCGAGGCTCCCGCCGTCGCACGCGACTACCGGCCGCGCCACACCCCGGACGACCCCGACGGTCTTCTCGACCTGCTCCACGAGAACCTCGCCGACTACCGGGCCCACGTCCACCGCACCGCACCCGACGGCGTGGCCGGGCTCGTCGCGCGGCTCCTCGCGGAGCGCGGCGCGCGCAGCGTCGTCGTGCCGCCCGGGCTGCCCGAGGGGTGGCTCGCCACGACCGAGGCGGTGCGGCGGTTCGACGAGCCACGGCTGACCCCGTACGAACTGGACGGCGCGGACGCCGTGGTGACGGGGTGCGCGGTGGCGATCGCCGAGACCGGCACGATCGTCCTGGACGGCGGTCCGGGCCAGGGCCGCCGGGCGCTGACGCTCGTCCCCGATCTGCACCTCTGCGTGGTGCGGGCCCCGGAGCAGGTGGTGGCCTCGGTGCCGCTCGCGCTCCCCCGGCTCGATCCGACGCGTCCGCTGACCTGGATCTCGGGGCCGTCCGCGACGAGCGACATCGAGCTCGACCGGGTGGAGGGCGTGCACGGGCC